Proteins found in one Dermacentor silvarum isolate Dsil-2018 chromosome 8, BIME_Dsil_1.4, whole genome shotgun sequence genomic segment:
- the LOC119461232 gene encoding uncharacterized protein LOC119461232 isoform X2, translated as MHLLLLLAIVLVVLVVLSVTVCLCYGLNSASCMTAFKLNSAAHSVAGLYNGYADPSSPSDGACNGSSSSAVVAPLERRNYGPPEQISSYSSVIELYDSTWQVKEPPPPRHCRLASAACRATLDGPPDAKQPQRWYVGDVREGDVVHGQVTLEKIDLGCSSASLLFPDACDKNGALPCSRFAGVAAVSLPSVLKGGSWNRRESCSPLTDIDGAERFRLEVRSCSLLEEGPRGGQVSPVGS; from the coding sequence ATGCACTTGCTCCTTCTACTGGCCATCGTCCTCGTCGTCCTAGTCGTGCTGAGCGTGACAGTCTGCCTCTGCTACGGCCTCAACTCGGCTTCCTGCATGACGGCTTTCAAGCTCAACTCGGCCGCGCACAGCGTGGCCGGGCTGTACAACGGCTACGCCGACCCCTCGTCGCCAAGCGACGGCGCATGCAACGGCAGCAGCAGTTCCGCGGTCGTCGCGCCCCTGGAGAGGCGCAACTATGGGCCGCCCGAGCAGATCTCTTCTTACTCGAGCGTCATCGAGCTGTACGACAGCACGTGGCAGGTCAAGGAACCGCCACCGCCTCGGCATTGCCGCCTGGCGTCAGCCGCTTGTCGCGCCACGTTGGACGGGCCGCCGGACGCGAAGCAACCACAGCGGTGGTACGTCGGAGACGTCCGCGAGGGCGACGTGGTGCACGGACAAGTGACGCTGGAGAAAATCGACTTAGGGTGCAGCAGTGCGTCGCTCCTGTTCCCGGATGCTTGCGACAAGAACGGCGCCCTGCCCTGCTCGAGGTTCGCGGGTGTCGCCGCGGTGTCACTGCCCAGTGTCCTGAAGGGCGGCAGCTGGAACCGCAGGGAGTCGTGCTCCCCTCTCACGGACATAGACGGTGCTGAGCGATTCCGCTTGGAAGTGAGATCGTGCAGCCTTCTGGAAGAAGGCCCTCGCGGCGGCCAGGTGTCACCGGTTGGCTCATGA